The Bacillota bacterium genome contains a region encoding:
- a CDS encoding RDD family protein gives MERHNSDLLKRYKKSISIDTLMCMLPEVLFGLFFPAIKNIFQDSIHLVLICTFLLSFLIYLFLDIIFLKRSLGKRLYRLVILKQSEDRKVKYFHYVYRRFLELAIHSLFTRTFSDKCRIIEQATHTRIDYFD, from the coding sequence ATGGAACGTCATAATAGTGATTTGTTAAAGAGATATAAAAAAAGCATTTCCATTGATACATTAATGTGTATGTTGCCAGAAGTGCTTTTTGGTCTTTTCTTTCCTGCAATTAAAAATATCTTTCAAGATAGCATTCATCTAGTACTAATTTGTACATTTCTTTTGTCCTTTCTTATATACTTATTTCTTGATATCATTTTCCTAAAAAGAAGCCTGGGAAAGAGATTGTACCGGTTGGTTATATTAAAGCAATCAGAAGACAGAAAAGTGAAATACTTTCATTACGTTTATAGACGCTTTTTGGAATTGGCCATTCATTCTTTATTTACCAGAACTTTTAGTGATAAATGTCGAATAATTGAACAGGCAACACATACGAGAATTGATTATTTTGATTAA
- the aspS gene encoding aspartate--tRNA(Asn) ligase, with the protein MEKIYLKDLNEYFNQKIEICGFVDKIRDLQYVQFIILRDSSGKVQITIEKNDECKTMNEIVSKLTKESTISVKGTIFDRPNVKLRGIEFIPTSIEVTSVSLEELPIDILDYTNKSNKELRLDNRFLDLRLDKNYLIFKAQTLAEMAMREYWIEHNFIEIHSPKILGTASESGAEVFKMDYFGKTVYLAQSPQFYKQMAMAAGFNNVFEIGPVFRAENSHTAYHATEFTSVDCEMSWIKSHHDVMDLEEAICKHVLKKLKINLSAEFKTLFNEEINDSDINFPRIPFYEAKKIIQEKYKYFGEKEHDFDRKEEELIGMYAKKNFKCDFVFVIDYPFAARPFYHMIDETTGLTKSFDLLYKGIEITTGAQREHRVEILKEQAIQKELPLESIDFYLNFFKYGIPPHGGYGFGLTRFLMKLFNLDSIRDVTFLYRGPNRVNP; encoded by the coding sequence ATGGAAAAAATTTATTTAAAGGATTTAAATGAGTACTTTAATCAAAAGATTGAAATTTGCGGTTTTGTCGACAAAATTCGCGATTTACAATACGTTCAATTTATTATATTAAGAGATTCTTCTGGAAAAGTGCAAATAACAATTGAAAAAAATGACGAGTGCAAAACGATGAATGAAATCGTTTCTAAATTGACAAAAGAAAGCACAATTTCTGTCAAAGGAACGATATTTGATCGACCAAATGTTAAATTAAGAGGCATCGAGTTTATTCCAACTTCCATCGAAGTTACAAGCGTTAGTTTAGAAGAACTACCGATTGACATATTAGATTACACCAATAAATCCAATAAAGAATTAAGACTTGATAATCGTTTTTTAGATTTGAGATTAGATAAAAATTATCTTATTTTTAAAGCTCAAACACTTGCAGAAATGGCTATGAGAGAATATTGGATTGAACATAATTTTATTGAAATCCATTCACCCAAAATTTTAGGGACTGCATCCGAATCTGGAGCTGAAGTTTTCAAAATGGATTATTTTGGAAAAACAGTTTATCTAGCACAATCTCCACAATTTTACAAACAAATGGCTATGGCAGCTGGCTTTAATAATGTGTTTGAAATTGGACCTGTATTTAGAGCCGAAAATTCACATACAGCCTATCACGCAACTGAATTTACAAGTGTGGACTGTGAAATGAGTTGGATTAAATCTCACCATGATGTGATGGATTTAGAAGAAGCAATTTGTAAACACGTATTAAAAAAGCTTAAGATAAATTTAAGCGCAGAATTTAAAACATTATTTAATGAAGAAATTAATGATAGTGACATCAATTTTCCGAGAATTCCTTTTTATGAAGCTAAAAAAATCATTCAAGAAAAATATAAATATTTTGGAGAAAAAGAACACGATTTTGACCGTAAAGAAGAAGAACTTATTGGAATGTATGCAAAAAAGAACTTTAAATGCGATTTTGTCTTTGTTATCGACTATCCTTTTGCAGCAAGACCTTTTTATCATATGATAGATGAAACTACAGGATTAACTAAGAGTTTTGATTTATTATATAAAGGCATTGAAATTACAACTGGAGCTCAAAGAGAACACCGCGTTGAAATTTTGAAAGAACAAGCTATTCAAAAAGAGTTACCACTTGAATCCATCGATTTTTACTTGAATTTCTTTAAATATGGAATTCCACCACATGGAGGCTATGGATTTGGACTTACTCGTTTCTTAATGAAATTATTTAATCTAGATAGTATAAGAGACGTAACATTCCTTTATCGCGGTCCGAATCGAGTAAACCCTTAA
- a CDS encoding mechanosensitive ion channel family protein, producing the protein MSIIIASIWMNSILSVVIVLTVLGIFIFQKIMTNKFQATLKQWNLILIYIVEFIIFIGAIVGILFIWEYDFGTMVSDFLTNAETLIRAKTGAIFGSILTIFIATLIIKASKLALYHLEGKASFGQKRKKTIAKVSMSIIKYVTYIVTIIVILALWEVNVIPALAGLGMAGLVIGLGAQKFINDLISGFFIIFEHHFDVGDKVEVGGFKGEVTDIGLKTTKIRNWKGEVKIVANGDITTLINFSRNPSIGIVDFGIAYKEDVAKTTELLNKELPTLALDFPDIIEGPKVLGVIELASSSVNLRVIVKTVSESHYGIERAIRQRIKELLDQNKIEIPFPQVVVHSQKE; encoded by the coding sequence ATGTCAATAATCATTGCTTCAATATGGATGAATTCTATATTATCTGTCGTTATTGTTTTGACAGTATTAGGCATCTTTATATTTCAAAAAATAATGACAAATAAATTTCAAGCAACATTAAAACAATGGAATTTAATCTTAATTTACATTGTAGAATTTATAATATTTATCGGAGCAATTGTCGGAATCTTGTTTATCTGGGAGTATGATTTTGGAACAATGGTTTCTGATTTTTTAACAAATGCTGAAACATTAATTCGAGCAAAAACAGGGGCAATATTTGGTTCGATTCTTACAATTTTTATTGCAACTTTAATTATAAAAGCCAGCAAACTTGCGTTGTATCACTTAGAAGGCAAAGCAAGCTTTGGCCAAAAAAGAAAAAAAACAATTGCAAAAGTTTCCATGAGTATTATTAAATACGTAACCTATATAGTCACAATTATCGTTATACTTGCATTGTGGGAAGTTAATGTAATTCCTGCTCTTGCAGGTCTCGGAATGGCAGGCCTTGTTATTGGGTTAGGTGCTCAAAAATTTATCAATGACTTAATTAGTGGATTTTTCATTATTTTTGAACATCATTTTGATGTTGGAGACAAGGTAGAAGTTGGTGGTTTTAAAGGAGAAGTTACAGACATAGGGTTAAAAACCACAAAAATACGTAATTGGAAAGGTGAAGTAAAAATTGTTGCAAACGGAGACATTACAACCTTGATTAATTTTTCCAGAAATCCTTCTATCGGAATTGTGGATTTTGGAATTGCCTATAAAGAAGATGTGGCAAAAACGACAGAATTACTTAATAAAGAATTACCAACATTGGCACTTGATTTTCCAGATATTATAGAAGGGCCAAAAGTGTTGGGAGTGATTGAACTTGCAAGCAGTAGTGTAAACCTTCGTGTCATCGTAAAAACAGTCTCAGAATCTCATTATGGAATTGAAAGAGCGATTCGTCAACGAATTAAAGAACTGTTGGACCAAAACAAAATTGAAATACCATTTCCACAAGTTGTTGTTCATTCTCAAAAAGAATAA
- a CDS encoding Gfo/Idh/MocA family oxidoreductase, whose product MIKAILIGAGARGIGVYGAYALNHSKEIQFIGVADPDIERRSYFSMQHHIAKTNQYSFYEDILKQPLMADVCFICTQDHLHIEPAKLALEKGYHVFLEKPMAITAKDCIYLGELAHKLEKKLMIGHVLRYTSFFSTIKDIIESGKIGKVMTIQHNENVSFWHQAHSYVRGNWRNVKTSSPMILAKSCHDLDILYWLVNSNPTQVSSFGELSYFKESEAPLDAPSYCMDGCPKENTCIYYAPKVYLKAPDWMKLPVSNDMSDEGLLKALTKGSYGRCVYQCDNDVVDHQVVIIEFENEVTASFTMTAFTHENTRTIKVMGTLGEIRGHMEKNEIEVYQFGIDEPIVMNLESTEYGHSGGDFGIMKAFVHLIEVGDNTSITSEKASIESHLLAFAAEKSRLEKRTINFADYVKGISKHD is encoded by the coding sequence ATGATAAAAGCCATTTTAATTGGAGCAGGAGCTAGAGGAATCGGGGTCTATGGAGCTTATGCTTTAAATCATTCCAAAGAAATTCAATTTATTGGTGTTGCTGATCCTGATATCGAAAGAAGATCTTATTTTTCTATGCAACATCACATAGCTAAAACAAATCAATATAGTTTTTATGAAGATATTTTGAAACAACCACTTATGGCAGATGTGTGCTTTATTTGCACTCAAGATCATCTTCACATTGAACCAGCAAAATTGGCCTTAGAAAAAGGGTATCATGTATTTTTAGAAAAACCAATGGCAATCACTGCCAAAGATTGTATTTATTTAGGTGAACTAGCACATAAACTTGAAAAGAAATTAATGATTGGGCATGTATTACGATACACATCGTTTTTTTCGACCATTAAAGACATTATTGAATCAGGCAAAATTGGAAAAGTCATGACGATTCAACACAATGAAAACGTATCTTTTTGGCACCAAGCACATAGTTATGTCAGAGGAAATTGGCGAAATGTAAAAACATCAAGTCCAATGATTTTGGCAAAATCATGTCATGATTTGGATATTTTGTATTGGCTTGTAAATTCAAATCCAACTCAAGTATCTTCTTTTGGTGAATTATCATACTTTAAAGAAAGTGAAGCGCCTCTTGATGCGCCAAGCTATTGTATGGATGGATGCCCAAAAGAAAACACGTGTATTTATTACGCTCCAAAAGTCTATTTGAAGGCTCCTGATTGGATGAAACTGCCTGTATCGAATGATATGTCAGATGAAGGGTTATTAAAAGCATTAACAAAAGGGTCTTATGGAAGATGTGTCTATCAATGCGATAATGATGTTGTTGATCATCAAGTGGTTATTATAGAGTTTGAAAATGAAGTGACAGCTTCTTTTACCATGACTGCATTTACTCACGAGAATACAAGAACGATAAAAGTAATGGGAACACTTGGTGAAATAAGAGGACATATGGAAAAAAACGAAATTGAAGTTTATCAATTTGGAATTGATGAACCTATCGTAATGAATCTTGAATCAACAGAATATGGACATAGTGGCGGAGATTTTGGAATCATGAAAGCTTTTGTTCATTTGATAGAAGTAGGAGATAACACTTCTATCACAAGCGAAAAAGCTTCTATTGAAAGTCATCTATTAGCATTTGCTGCAGAAAAATCAAGACTTGAAAAAAGAACGATCAATTTTGCAGATTATGTAAAAGGAATTAGCAAACATGACTGA
- a CDS encoding NADH-quinone oxidoreductase subunit F has translation MKLISKRFGKINPLSIDDYINFNGYQNLTKALSMEKTSIIEEIETSYLRGRGGAGFPVAKKMMGLAKESDKEKYIICNADEGEPGNFKDRYLMENDPHQIIEGMIIVAYSTGATKGYIYIRGEYQKAIGIMKWSIDEAKKRGYLGAHILNKNFNFELEVRSGAGSYVCGEEFALIESIEGKPGRTRVKPPFPTSKGLFNKPTLINNVETFSTIPTIIEMTGANFAKIGTPSSTGTKLLSLSGNVKNKGVFEIPFGVPIRDVIVQLGKGVENDRKIKMVQLGGACGPIIPEYMLDMIIDFERFEEFESKTGAGAIIVIDDRYDLFDILLKTVHFFEHESCGKCTPCREGHIQLVNIIKKFIERTATIKDFISLESLARVMHQTSLCGLGQTSPTAIISTLRYFRDDYLDRIEHPERI, from the coding sequence ATGAAATTAATTTCCAAACGATTTGGAAAAATTAATCCCCTATCTATTGATGATTATATTAACTTTAATGGTTATCAAAACTTAACAAAAGCATTGTCTATGGAAAAAACTTCTATTATTGAAGAAATTGAAACTTCTTATCTTCGCGGACGTGGTGGTGCAGGTTTCCCAGTTGCTAAAAAAATGATGGGTCTTGCAAAAGAATCAGATAAAGAAAAATATATTATCTGTAACGCTGACGAAGGCGAACCAGGAAACTTTAAAGATCGTTATTTAATGGAAAATGATCCTCACCAAATAATCGAAGGTATGATTATTGTTGCTTATTCAACTGGAGCTACAAAAGGATACATCTATATTCGTGGTGAATATCAAAAAGCGATTGGAATTATGAAATGGTCCATTGATGAAGCTAAAAAAAGAGGTTATTTAGGAGCTCATATCCTAAATAAAAATTTTAACTTCGAACTTGAAGTGCGTTCAGGAGCTGGATCTTACGTTTGTGGTGAAGAGTTTGCATTAATTGAGTCTATTGAAGGCAAACCTGGCCGTACACGTGTTAAACCTCCTTTTCCAACTTCTAAAGGATTGTTTAATAAACCAACACTTATTAACAATGTAGAGACTTTTTCTACTATTCCAACCATTATCGAAATGACAGGCGCAAATTTTGCTAAAATTGGAACTCCTTCTTCTACAGGAACGAAATTACTTTCACTTTCTGGAAATGTTAAAAACAAAGGCGTTTTTGAAATCCCCTTTGGTGTTCCAATTCGTGATGTCATTGTTCAATTAGGAAAAGGCGTTGAAAATGACCGAAAAATTAAAATGGTTCAATTAGGTGGGGCTTGTGGTCCTATCATCCCAGAATATATGCTTGATATGATTATTGATTTCGAACGATTTGAAGAGTTCGAGTCAAAAACAGGTGCAGGGGCTATTATTGTTATTGATGATCGCTATGACCTATTTGATATTTTACTTAAAACCGTGCATTTTTTTGAACATGAATCTTGTGGAAAATGTACTCCTTGTCGCGAAGGACACATTCAACTTGTAAACATCATCAAAAAATTTATTGAAAGAACCGCAACCATTAAAGATTTCATTTCTTTAGAATCGCTTGCACGTGTGATGCATCAAACTTCACTATGCGGATTAGGCCAAACATCACCGACTGCCATTATTTCTACCCTTAGGTATTTCCGTGATGATTATCTCGACCGTATCGAACATCCGGAAAGAATATAA
- a CDS encoding NAD(P)H-dependent oxidoreductase subunit E, with translation MLLKEILKKYPKTEDQLIEILLDFQSTKNDHYISNEEIAEIAEYLNVPESKVCSVMSFYTFFSTVPRGKHIIQVCKDVPCYVASDINVLKIIEKELGIRVNETTSNQQFTLEYTSCIGCCDAAPAMRIDDKTYTNLTANKIKAILSEYRVYML, from the coding sequence ATGTTGTTAAAAGAAATTTTAAAAAAATATCCAAAAACAGAAGATCAATTAATTGAAATATTGCTTGATTTTCAATCAACAAAGAACGATCATTATATTTCTAACGAAGAAATAGCCGAAATTGCCGAATATTTAAATGTACCAGAAAGTAAAGTATGTAGTGTAATGTCATTTTATACTTTTTTTTCAACTGTTCCAAGAGGAAAACATATTATTCAAGTTTGTAAAGACGTACCTTGTTATGTAGCCTCAGATATTAACGTATTAAAAATCATTGAAAAGGAACTTGGAATTCGAGTTAATGAAACTACTTCTAATCAACAATTTACATTAGAATACACTAGTTGCATCGGTTGTTGCGATGCTGCTCCTGCAATGAGAATTGATGATAAGACTTACACAAATTTAACTGCGAATAAAATCAAAGCGATTTTGTCTGAGTATCGGGTATACATGCTATGA
- a CDS encoding ATP-binding protein, protein MLIIRELYLSKIRKYYDIDLIKVLTGIRRAGKSRILEQIIDELKNTGIDENHIIAINFEDMDYEYIKTSSKLNDYVKSKIKDDNKYYLFLDEIQHVKDFEKAIASFKATKNCSIFVTGSNSKLLSGELATLLVGRTVEFEIFPFNYKEATDYMKLIGREVDQDFIFDYLKWGGFPQRFNFGSEHEIKQYLDNVYDGIISKDILKRNSDIEEYKFKSICSYVLANAGKEFSAANITNYFNTINNRNKIEIDKKTIYNYLEKMEKVYFISRVKRFNIVGKEILKTIEKQYAIDPGIRTINTNLVNFEDTFFLENIIYNELIVRGYEVYTGKTYKGEVDFVALKDMKKCFIQVSYYLINKGTIEREFDAFTPIKDASPKIVLSLDKVDLSHDGIIHMNIVDFLLGNIDLPLS, encoded by the coding sequence ATGTTAATTATAAGGGAATTATATCTTTCAAAAATAAGAAAATATTATGATATCGATTTGATCAAAGTTTTGACAGGAATTAGACGAGCTGGAAAATCAAGGATTTTAGAACAAATTATCGATGAATTAAAAAATACAGGCATTGATGAGAATCACATCATTGCCATAAACTTTGAAGATATGGATTATGAATATATAAAGACATCTTCCAAATTAAATGATTATGTCAAATCCAAAATTAAAGACGATAATAAGTATTACTTATTTTTGGATGAAATACAGCATGTCAAAGATTTCGAAAAAGCAATTGCTTCTTTTAAAGCTACAAAAAATTGCTCGATATTTGTCACAGGAAGCAATTCCAAACTTCTATCGGGTGAACTAGCGACGTTATTGGTAGGAAGAACAGTAGAATTTGAGATATTTCCATTTAATTATAAAGAAGCTACTGACTATATGAAACTTATCGGAAGAGAAGTGGATCAAGATTTCATTTTTGATTATTTAAAATGGGGAGGGTTTCCTCAAAGATTTAACTTTGGTAGCGAACATGAAATTAAACAATATTTGGATAATGTTTATGATGGAATCATCTCAAAAGATATTCTAAAACGAAATTCTGACATTGAAGAGTATAAATTCAAATCAATATGCTCTTATGTACTAGCAAATGCAGGAAAAGAATTTTCGGCAGCAAATATAACCAATTATTTTAATACCATCAACAATAGGAATAAGATTGAGATAGATAAAAAGACGATCTATAACTATCTTGAAAAAATGGAAAAGGTTTATTTCATTTCAAGAGTAAAAAGATTTAATATTGTTGGAAAAGAAATATTGAAAACGATAGAAAAGCAATATGCAATCGATCCAGGGATTAGAACGATAAATACCAATTTAGTTAACTTTGAAGATACATTTTTTCTAGAAAACATCATTTATAACGAGCTCATTGTTAGAGGGTATGAAGTTTACACGGGTAAAACATACAAAGGTGAAGTAGATTTCGTTGCATTAAAAGACATGAAAAAATGTTTTATACAAGTATCATATTATCTGATTAACAAAGGAACAATCGAGAGAGAGTTTGATGCGTTTACTCCCATTAAAGATGCATCTCCCAAAATCGTTCTCTCATTAGATAAAGTTGACTTATCACATGATGGTATTATTCACATGAATATTGTAGATTTCTTACTGGGAAACATTGATCTTCCTTTATCTTAA
- a CDS encoding [FeFe] hydrogenase, group A — protein sequence MVNLVINNVKVSAKENTTILHAAKENNINIPTLCYYPDLDIKSDCRICVVEIVGQKGLVTSCSTPVREGMVINTNSPRVLNARKTITELILSNHDTNCTVCVKNMNCELQSLAKTLGIDENRFPSVLQPQPIDDSNPSIVRNPNRCIKCGRCIDVCKNIQSTNVLGFMGRGHGVRITAAYEHNLSDDFCTFCGQCASVCPVGAIMEKDDTDILWHALNDESKHVIVQVAPAVRVSLGEEIGLKAGSIVTGKLVSAMKLLGFNMVFDTDFTADLTIIEEGNELIHRITTGGVLPMMTSCCPGWINYAEQHFPDVLDHISSCKSPQQMFGSLAKSYYAEKTGINPKDIFVVSVMPCTAKKYEAKRDEMSLDGKTPDVDVVLTTRELGKMIKQMGIDLASLEESKFDSPFGITTGAAAIFGASGGVMEAALRTVYEVVNGKPLEKIDFKDLRGLEGIKEAEVNLGGTMVKVAVAQTLANAKKLAEQVRNNTSPYAFIEIMCCPGGCIGGGGQPYGTTNEIRQQRIDSTYQVDSNMALRKSHENPEVKALYDDFLKQPLGEKSHHLLHTHYHDRKQK from the coding sequence ATGGTTAATTTAGTCATAAACAATGTAAAAGTTTCTGCAAAAGAAAATACTACTATTTTACATGCGGCAAAAGAAAATAATATCAATATTCCAACACTTTGTTATTATCCTGATTTAGACATCAAATCTGATTGCCGAATTTGTGTAGTCGAAATTGTTGGTCAAAAGGGATTAGTAACTTCTTGTTCTACTCCAGTAAGAGAAGGAATGGTTATTAACACAAATTCTCCTAGAGTTTTAAATGCGAGAAAAACAATCACTGAATTAATTTTATCAAATCATGATACGAATTGCACTGTATGCGTTAAAAACATGAATTGTGAACTTCAATCGCTTGCAAAAACATTAGGAATCGATGAAAACCGTTTCCCATCTGTGTTACAACCTCAACCAATCGATGATTCCAATCCTTCTATCGTTAGAAACCCCAATCGTTGTATTAAATGTGGCCGTTGCATTGATGTTTGTAAAAACATTCAATCCACAAACGTTTTAGGTTTTATGGGTAGAGGACATGGTGTAAGAATCACTGCAGCTTATGAACATAATTTATCCGATGATTTTTGTACTTTCTGTGGACAATGCGCGAGCGTATGTCCAGTCGGTGCAATTATGGAAAAAGATGATACCGATATTTTATGGCACGCTTTAAACGATGAGTCAAAACATGTTATCGTTCAAGTAGCTCCAGCTGTTAGAGTATCACTTGGTGAGGAAATTGGATTAAAAGCAGGAAGTATTGTTACTGGAAAACTAGTCTCAGCTATGAAATTATTAGGCTTTAATATGGTGTTTGACACAGATTTTACTGCTGATTTAACAATTATCGAAGAAGGAAATGAATTGATTCATAGAATTACAACTGGTGGAGTGTTACCAATGATGACTTCTTGTTGCCCAGGTTGGATTAATTATGCTGAACAACATTTCCCCGACGTTTTAGATCACATTTCATCTTGTAAATCACCTCAACAAATGTTTGGTTCTTTAGCAAAATCTTATTATGCTGAAAAAACAGGAATTAATCCAAAAGATATTTTCGTTGTTTCTGTAATGCCTTGTACAGCTAAAAAATATGAAGCAAAACGCGATGAAATGAGTTTAGATGGGAAAACTCCTGATGTAGATGTTGTATTAACCACTCGTGAATTAGGAAAAATGATCAAACAAATGGGTATTGATTTAGCAAGTCTTGAAGAAAGCAAATTTGATTCTCCATTCGGAATTACTACTGGAGCCGCTGCTATATTTGGTGCTTCTGGCGGAGTTATGGAAGCTGCTTTACGAACCGTTTATGAAGTTGTAAATGGAAAACCACTTGAAAAAATTGATTTTAAAGATTTAAGAGGATTAGAAGGAATTAAGGAAGCTGAAGTGAATTTAGGCGGAACAATGGTGAAAGTTGCTGTTGCTCAAACATTAGCTAATGCTAAGAAACTCGCTGAACAAGTAAGAAACAATACTTCTCCTTATGCATTCATAGAAATTATGTGTTGCCCTGGAGGATGTATCGGTGGAGGTGGACAACCTTATGGAACTACTAACGAAATCCGTCAACAACGTATTGATTCTACTTATCAAGTTGACTCCAATATGGCTCTTCGGAAATCACATGAAAATCCTGAAGTAAAAGCTTTATATGATGATTTTTTGAAACAACCTCTAGGTGAAAAATCACATCATTTATTACATACTCATTATCACGACAGAAAACAAAAATAA